In the genome of Indioceanicola profundi, the window CGCGGTGAAGACGGTGGACCAGCAGGCGGTGCTGATGCTGCATAAGACGCGCGACCTCCTGGTGCGGCAGAGAACCATGCTGGTCAATGCCCTGCGGGGGCACCTGGCGGAATACGGGGTCGTGCACCGGCAAGGGGCCGTCGGTGTGGCCGCCGCGATCCAGGCACTGCACGAGGCCAGGGATGCCTTGCCCGAACTCGCGCGGGACGCGCTGCACACCCTCGCGGACCAGCTGCGCGGCCTGTCAACTGAGATCGAGCGCATGGAGGCCCGGATTGTTGCTTGGCACCGGGGCAACGAGACCAGCAGGCGTCTGGCCACGATCCCGGGAATCGGCCCGATCACAGCGTCCGCCATTGCGGCGGCGGTGCCCGACGCCTCCCTGTTCCGCTCCGGGCGACAGTTTGCGGCGTGGCTGGGGCTGACGCCGCGCGCCCACAGTTCCGGTGGGAAAGAGCGGCTTGGCGGCATTAGCAAACAGGGCGACGGGTACCTGCGCCGCCTGCTGGTCGTCGGCGCGACGGCGATGGTCCGGCTGGCGCGCAAGAATGCCGAGCGCCAACCCTGGTTGGCTAGGTTGCTGGGACGCAAACCGGCCAAGGTCGCGGCGGTGGCGCTCGCGAACAAGATGGCGCGTGTCGCCTGGGCGGTGACGACGCGCAAGGAGGTCTACGCGGCTCCAGCCGCGTAGCCAGGGGCTGTTCCGGCCTTTCCCTTCCAAGGTCGGGGCGGTGGTGCGGGGTGGTGAGTGTTGATGACGGACCGGTCACGGCCGGGGATCGGGAAAGCCCAGGGGAGCACGGCGCCTTCGAGCGCGATGACGTGATTAGGGCCCCGATCCGCGGATTTCATCAGGGCCAGCAGCCATCGGCGCTGCGCGAACAGGCCGAACACATGGATGCACCCGACCGGTGCTCATCAGGCGAAACCCCTTGCGCCACAGGGGCCGTCCACACATGTTTTCTCCTTCCAGCAGCAGGTGAGCTCCAGGATGAAGAGGTGACGGAGCCCTTGAGCTCCGTCCAAAGCACGGTGATCAACACTCAGATGGATAGACGCCGAGAACCGCGACAAGGAGACCGGCCGGTTAGTCCGGTGTAGAGTACTGGTCCATGAGCGCTTGGTAAGTCCCATCTGCACGGATGGCTGCAAGGCCTGCATTGAAATCGGCCGCGATGGAGGCCTCACGGAATGCCGCCGACCGAGGCGTTGGGGTGAAGAGCGGGTGAACCTTCCACTCCTTCCAAACGCCCATTGCCGCCATCGCCATTCGGAGATGATGCAACAGAATGCGCCGATCCCCGATGATCACATCGGTGCGGTCGTGAACTAGAGGGAGGGCCTGGCGGTCCTGATGACCTTCCTCGTGATAGGCGGCAAAG includes:
- a CDS encoding IS110 family RNA-guided transposase is translated as MQGVTTVGLDLAKNVFQVHAIDSAGKVLARRQLRRAEVLRFFSALPQCLVGMEACASAHHWARELVALGHEVRLMPPAYVKPYVKRGKTDAADAEAICEAVTRPTMRFVAVKTVDQQAVLMLHKTRDLLVRQRTMLVNALRGHLAEYGVVHRQGAVGVAAAIQALHEARDALPELARDALHTLADQLRGLSTEIERMEARIVAWHRGNETSRRLATIPGIGPITASAIAAAVPDASLFRSGRQFAAWLGLTPRAHSSGGKERLGGISKQGDGYLRRLLVVGATAMVRLARKNAERQPWLARLLGRKPAKVAAVALANKMARVAWAVTTRKEVYAAPAA